aaatataaattaactaataacaaaaattaacaaaaaaaaaactctgattataaaaagaaatcaatCAGCCAATGAAGTAATGGCTGACAAAGGTTCTAGTTGTTGAAACTTTCTTCGACTAAGACAAATTGACAATAGATAGGTTCTAGATTTAAATTCATCTACTGTTGATGGGGTTctgtgagaaagagagagatgaagaaataagaaagacataataaaaaaaaaaaatatcatgtaTTTGGATTGGCTCTTAGATTAAATGTCAAGTTAATTTACGTTAACAAAAGAATACAATATcattaatacaaaattaatttaatcaaaattctCATGAGAAGACTGTCACTCTGAATcataaaattgaagaaattaaatcCATTAAACTTAAGAAAGAGAAGTGTTTCTCTTTATgagttttttaaattacttgAACTCttatttatgataataataagataaataatggtatttttttgaaaataaattatatattattactttctatcattttcttgtTGTGTTCTATATGTTTGACACAGAGAATCTTATATGAGAATTGCATCACAACTAGTCAAAGATCCAACCGAATTCTTGCACATATTTGATATTCTCTCCAATACTTAGTACTAAAAATTGCAGAaacttcattttttgttatatattgaACATATAACCATATATTTTCTTGTCATAGAGACATAGGAAGGGAAATAAAAGACAAATgggaaaattgaaggaaaaaggGGAGTACTTGGGggggaaaaagaaacaaaaaagtcTATCTAGCTATATTAGGAAAGCGACAGTTAGACATGGACCCCTTGTGCatttacaatattacccctctCATTCCACGAAGGAAACTTGGATTGTTTGTGGAAGGTTAGATCCCAAGAAGCCACTATTTTCTAACTGATCCTTCCCCCTTTCCCTTCCCAAACAGAGCCTGAGGCTCCTCTTCCCGCCAATTTTGACCGTTAGCAAGTTCCTTTGGAAAACGTCTCTGAGCCACTTTTCAAACTGGGCGTTGAGAAAACTGCCAGCCCCAGCCAACAGTTCCTCCGTCAACTTCTCTTCCACATCAAATGAACAGAAGCTTCCGCTTACTTCTTCAAATGACCGTTTGATCTTGCCCAGTAATTCCTCCTTTATCAGCCTATCCTGAGCTGAATCCCGGCTGAAATCGAACCGGTTCTTGATCTGTTCGAGAAACCCACATGAAACCTGCAGATCACGCCCCGTTTCGCCAGTCAAATCGCTAGAAACAGGGCTGAAATCTTCAGCTTTGATGTTCAGATCAATTGAAGAGGCACTTTCATTCTCATCATGGATTCTGGGACTCTTGGCCTTGTTTGACAAATCCCAATCCGCTTTCCTCTTGCTATGAGACTGAGACCTTTCCATTTCTTCAACTTCCAAATTGATCTGGATTACAGAAGCAGTGTCCTTTCCACATCTACAGCTTGTAGACTCGTCCTGAGTTAGGATAAATATTGCTTGAAATGGAAAATTTCCAGTTTGAAAGCTGTCACCGAGAAATTTCAAGAACCGGGTGTTGGCAAGATCAACATTTTCAACcagaaaaacatatttttcccCGTCTCTAAAGGCTCTTTCCAGTGTTTCAGTGCACTCACTGATCATCTtgccctctctttctctcatgtTCATGCAGAGGAGAAACTCGGCAGTGCCAAAAACTGATTCTGCAATGCAACGAGCCAATCTTCTACTTCCTACTGAATCATTTCCCCGTATCATTAACCAAGTCCCCTTCTCGGTTGGTCTGGATTCAACCAGAGCTTGTACTATTCCAGGAATGGCTTCCAGTTGCCAGGGCACATTCTCTTCCAACTGCTTAGATATTTCGCTTTTCCTAATCTCTACCAATTCTCCGGAGACAGAATCCGGAGAATTTCCCAGAGCAAGCGTGATCTTTACATCAGTGTTCTTCAGAGAATCCAAGTTTGGTTCCACAGACTGGGGTTTGCTGCTCTCGTTACTGAAACTGAATTCAATGTGACAGGATTGTTGGCGCCTGAAACGGGGCAGAGAACTCGTGGTTTGGCTAGTCTTCGATGGTGAATGCCCAAAACAGATGGAATTCATCTCTGGGGACGTGGGTTTCTGATTAGCCCACCATGGATTCAATGCACAAGGTTGGTAGCTCTTCCCAGATAAGCCTTGACCATGGAATAGAAAGGAAGGCCTGCCTTGATCCTCCTTTCCGGCAAAAGGCTTCGTTTCCGGCAACTCAGATGGATTTCCATAGTCATGGGCACTGCAAGTATTCGTGAAGAACAACTCTGTTAACTTATTCATCCTTTcagtttaattatatttcttttctaaaataaaaagggTCAACCTCACCCtattaaatcataaatttgCTTTAGTATTTATCTTTTAGGGCTTTTAGAACccagaaataaatatataccaGAAGGAGTATAACCAGACAAGTTATGGGAAAGAAAGTGGTTTAATTTGTatggaaattaaattatataattaattaaagaaactGACAGTATAAGCAAAATAATTAAGGCTACTACTCCTCACCTTGTGGCCTGAAGACTCAAACCAAGTCCAGCTGATGGAACAGAAACAGCTTGGAGAGACCATTGGATCTCCAGGGAAGGTTGCTTCATCTGACACTTCATGTAGGTTTGATAGTTTGCAGTGGCCATTAACCAaacttttgtagtgtttgagTTGCTGTTGTGTTCAGAAAGCAGTCTCCCTATATCTTCGATTAGATGATCAACCGGGTTGTACCCGACTCCTGTTTCTTCTTCAACTGTCCATTTCAGATCTCCTGTATAGATCATCACTCCCCTAATTCCCCCTGAAGCAAGAGAATCCACCTTTCTTTTCAGGTCTGAGAGGTGCAGCTTCACCTCTTCTCTCTTCATGAACCGCAAGGGAACTGATTTCAGCTCAAATCTGATAACCCGGGTTGATTTCAGTTCATCCGGAACATCTCCTTTCTCTATGCTATCCATCACTTGTACAGCAAGAGTTTCAGTTAGCGCCGCAGAGTCGCCAACTATGACAGTGTTCCTCCTTCTCTTCTTTAACAAGACCTCAAAAATCAACTTGGTTTCTTGCTTCAGTGAATTAGTTGAATGTATGGATGGATTATTGATGCTTGGGAGTTTCTTCTGTGGGGAAGAGAGAAGTGGGTTTTGGTCAGAATTAAAGGCCAAGAAATGGGTCTGCCAGAAACTCATGGGATTGATGATTTCTCTTTGGTTTTCAGGcggagaaggaggagaagaatagACCCCACCGGAGCTACCATAACAGTGGAAAACAGAGGGAGATGAAGAGTCTTCTAGATTGTTCTTCACTGCCGTGCTGGAGAACCCAGCTTCTCTCATAACTCTACTAACACTGGGGTCATCCAGGATGGACAAAATAAGCTGGTCCAGCTCAACCTTGACGGCGAGAAGAggtggctgctgctgctgctgctgctgctccaAGAAGCCCCTTCTCTGGTGGGCTTGAGCTCTCTTGAGAGCGGCAATCAGGGCATTGGAGAGAGAGGGTTGGCCATGGAGGAGAGAGCCTGGTGTCGTTGGGAGCCGATTGAGAGCCACAttgaagcaaagctcaagagcTTTGCAGTGGAAGGGATGTGAGGTTTGGTGAGGCTGGGACTTGAGACAGGCTCTCTTGAGGATGCTGGCTCTGGGGCTCAGCAGAGTGGCTGCCACATGGAGAGGAGTGAGCTGGGCGTGGCCCCTCCGCCTGGCCAAGCTCAGAGAGTGCTTCAGCACGGAGGCTGCCTCCGCCGAGAACGTCTGCTGAACCGTACAAACTCCGCTGCGCATCACTTGCCCGACCACCACCCCTCCCCACCCCTTTCGAGTCACAGAAGACAGACTAGAGAAGCTAGCTGTGGACTCACAAGACTTGAACACAAGGCTTTGTGGGCAAACCAACCCAACTCTTCCGGCTGCGCTCGGTGGTGGTTGCCTTTTGGTAGTTAAAAGATGGAAGAAAAACCAAGCGCTAGCTTAGAGAGGAGGTATGTATTGGCAAAGATTTTGGGCGTAGGAGGAGATTTAAGAGAGAGCTAAGaagggctatatatatatatacaccaccaccatcatcatcatcatcacttttAACTATTATACCCATGCACCCACAGTTCCACAAGTTCTTacatttgtttttttcttcttaattgaTAATGTCTTGATGGTTAACATTGTTTGTATTGGTAACATAATTAGCTAGCTAGTTGTCTCGATCGTGCTGTTTGAATTATATATTCTCGTGCAAaggaaagtaaaagaaaaagggagaggTTTCACAGAGAGTGGGACCAACAGTATAGTTTTCCACATCGCATAGAGTGGGGAGGCAGCAGAAATTCAAATAAAGTAGTTAAAGTGTAAAGGGAAGACAGATACATGTCCTGATGGATTATTATTCACTGTGCTTGCTGCCACTGCTCACTGATCAAACACTTTAAACAAATTCATTTCTGTCATTTGCTTTGTTTTCATGCTTATCAATcatgcatcatcatcatcatatatttatatttgtcattttgcTCTTACTAGTTAATTAATTTCTGTATAAAACATTATATAGATAACTAGCATCATTGCCtgatgatctctctctcttaaatATTTCCATGACCTTCGTGTTCATTATTGATCACAGTTAGCAGTTTACAGTTAGCTGTTTGTTTGCATGCCTTGCTCTTTAATTACTTGCTTGTGTTGTGGTTCTTCTCTGTAACCTAAGATGAactttatttacttatttattttggttgGATCTAGTAAGCAAAgggaagtatatatatatatatatatatataatttttcttacttttttttttcctttaaatctAGGTACCCAAAAGCATCAAAAGAAAAGGgccaaaaacaagaaaaaagaaaagttggGTCTTCATCTATCTATTTATCTAACGAGTGGCAAGTGGCAAGTAGCTAGCTAACTAGCTAGCAACCACGCATGCCTTGCGACTACAGCATCAACAAACGAGTTTGCATTAAAGACAGCCAAAAGAAAATTTCTAAAGTTTATGCCAATGACGACTAATGTGGACTGATCTAAAGTTGGAAAAGATCTTGGGAAAGCACGTTCAAATCTTTGGGCTACATTAAAGAACCAGCTGCCTAGGGCttctgtttgtttttcttttatgttttcgagctaggttttttttttattaatttgttcaCATTATCTATGGACCCGAAAGATCACTGGCATTATTCATTAACGTAACACTCAGTTTCTGATACAATAATTAAGAACTaaagaacaaattaaaaagGCCAAAAAAGGTGGCGGCTTAGACATGGGAGtatggaggaggaggaggaggatgttGTACGTAGAAGTTGGACTTAGTTCTTGATTAATTAATGAGCAGCTGATGGAGCAATTAATGTGTGGAATGAACTTTAATTTGCAGTCAAAGTCATAGTTGTCGTCTGTGTGAGCCCATGAAAAGCGTTAGTGGAATAATGTAATATGTTTAACTTTTTAATGACACTTATTACGCTTGTAGTTTGCATCTTATGATTGAAAAAGCTTCATATTTATCATGCTGTATTGTATGTAGGATGATGAGGAATGTATTGCTGCTTAACAGTGAAAGGTGACATATAAAGGTTCATACTTACTGTGAACGATACCAAAAAGAATTAAGCCAACCCTCGAAAATCACAAGAATCGACACTCTTAATAGAGTTGAAACTCAACTAAAACAGGATTAATTGGGAAGGGGGTCAGTGATTTaagatttaattgataataatgATAAGAATTGTGCCAttaatagtaattaattaagcttGCTAAGATTACTGTAATGGGCCatttatttgaataatgaatgaggcatgattCTCACAAGAAAGGGTGGCCAGCCCCAGATTAATGATTGGAAAATGATATAAgatggatgatgatgatgaattaaTGTGGAAAGGGTTTTGTGGGGGGTTGCCCTAGCTGGAAGGAAAGTATCCCTTTTTGATGGGGAAGCAATGGTAGTAATGGTAATCGAGATTGTTGAATTGCTTTTATGAGTTGATTAAGGTGCCATacatttacatttacatttacattacattacatgaatatatattgTGGGGTCAAATAATTTGGTTTGCTTGTTCCCtagcaaaatttcaaaaaggcACAAAAGGATCATCCGAAGGCTGCCAAAATGGGGACATTTAGGCCCACTTTGCAAACCAAAGAAGAACAAAGTAACATGACAAAGAAGATTGTATggcctcttttttctttttttcttttttaaataaaaaggtgacaaattatttacttcaatttcttaaaattaaaaaatgtaaagtTTTTTAACCCACATACACTTGGctactcttatatatatatatatatattataattttattcataccTTGATTAAGATTCGTAAATTATTCTGCATATAAAAAGActgaaaacatatatttatttgaatataaaattaatctTAATATCTTAAGTTTCCTAATTAATTATAGAGgattaactaaataaatatataaaaatttgtgttTAAACTTGCGTAACAAATTTATGCAGTACATacccataaattaataattacaaatttttgtaatgaaaaacaaaaaattcaaagctCATGCCACTAAGCCATcacttaaatataaaaacaaaaaagtccCATTCCCACAAACAAATGCTTGGGACAAAgagcataatttaaatatttaaaatatatataaaaaacattttatataaacatGAAAGTATGTGAGCGTCAGAGGACAGAGGAATGTTGGGTTGCATAGAGGTTGGATGGTCAAAGAGGTTTGACCAGAGATGTTGATGGGGGTGGGACCCATTGAATGAAGTGTGTGTTGATGGATGCTTATTGGGCCGTACGAGATTGGGCTTTGAATAGCCAATAAGCAGCCCACATCACAGGTGAGAATCCTCTAATGgctctaaattaataaattaataattctaaggagaagaagaagaagaataagaaaaggaagaagaggcaGCCTCCTTCATAAGCACCCTGCGCGACGCCACAACGGATCCCACCCCTCCTTCCTCCTCCTCGTCCCCCAGATCGTCCGTCCGCCTCATCACGCCGTGGATCAACACCGCTGCCGCCCCGCTCACCAGCCCCACCACTATGTCCATCGTCGCGTGCGTCAACAGCAACAAACCAACCGTCACCACCAACAGCCCTATCAGGATCACGCGATCGTCCACCGTAAAGCTCAAGACGACGACCGGATCGTCGCGGAGGAAGTAGAGGAAGAGCCAGGCCGACATTGTGGCCGTGAAGACGATCAGGGAGACAGGCCGCCACAGGAGGCTCACGAAGAGCGCGAAGAGCACCACGATGGCGTAGTTCGCCCGGAAGTAGGCGATGTTCTGACGGATACGGCCGCCGGCTTCGGCGGCGCTGCTGGGGAGAGAGATCGCAGGCGGCGATATCATGTGCTTCCACGGTCGCCGCTGGGCGAGGCCCCATTGAATGTGGTCCTTGACTCGGGAAATGAACTCCAGGTTCGAATATGGTCCTGGTGGGGCTGACGTGGGGATCGTGCCGTACGTCGTCATTTTCCCGGCgattttctcaagaaaattTGAGCCAACTttcagagagaagaagaaaaaaaaaaaaaaaaaaacaaacaagatGGTAACAAGAGGGGGAGCCGACGATCAAAGACAGCCGCGTGATTTCTCTGGTATTCCGGGAAACCATTTTATGTCAATTAATGTACAGGTAACTAtaacttttctatttttacttaGAGAAAGCAAAAACatccattaatatatatatatatatatatatctacatgtgtgtatataaccatatcatatatatatatttatatttatggagagagagagagagtattaattattatatatctcCTTCAAAGCGAGTGCTTCAACTTGATTGAATTTCTACTTCACAATGCAAAATGCAATCTTTCCTATAAAGAGCCAAAGTGCCTAGACTCCTGGATGTATGTTGAGGTCTTTCTTGTCTTCATATTCAAGTTTGTTTTTATTGGATCAAACAATATCTTCCTTCAGAAATCCTATTAATTATCTCTTTGTCCATCCATGGAAAACTGCCATTGATGAGTGTCAATGAGTTGTAGTAAAATAGATATATTAAGGCCCTGGGTGGAATCCAAAGCCAAAGGGCGGATCCTGCCTTTCATTGCATACTCCAAGGGCGCCTTTAAGACAATGAAGTGAAGCTTCCAAGCTGACGTAATATAATCGCCCTTATGATCAGATAAgattatttttcattcatagTACATCTAACCTAGAACTCAATGGGTGGGCAGGGTAACAAACAGTCCATGATGTCTTTGAAAACTTAGCCAATTTCTGAGGAGAAGAGGGGTTGCCCCATCCGTTCGCTGAGAACTTCTCCAGGTGACAGGATTTCTcctttatcaaaatattttcacatgaaCAAAGGATGCACATAATTGATTAACAGGGTCTAAACTCATAATAGAAATGAATCATCGATCTGAAATTCAAGACAAATAAGATAATGGACAGAGAGagggaggaagagaagagaggagaggaggGATGACGAACAGAAAGGTTTAAATACTTTGAAGTAGCTTCAAAGTCTCATCAATGTGCTTCTCCGGTTGGAACTGGTTATTGTAGATAAGTTGAACCACCCCCTTCTTGTCAAGAACATAGGTCTGCCTCCCAGGCAATGTTCCGAACAGATCTGCTGGTACTCCCCAATCTTTTCTCACTCTGTTCCCTTCATCACTCAGCAATGTGTATGGAAGTCTGTATTTCGTTGCAAATGCCTACAACCATTCCAACAATTTTGTCACCACAAGCAAGCTTCGGCAATAATCACAGGCTATTCTGAGACTTACTAGAGTTACTGTGAATGATGACATGCCTTTTGTCCTACCAAAAACAACTAGATTGATTTGTGACAGTTAGATGAATAAAGATCACTTAAAcagatagattttttttaagaaaaaaaaaaatagttgagaGGTGATGATCAGCAAGAGCCCAGATGCATGATGATAGTTTagattttgtcacaatattatTAGCTCCAAGTTAAATCAATGCTGACAACTAATGAGGGCGTACAGAAACCAACTAGCTATTGAAGTCTGATTTAGAAGAAGTGGACTACCATTACTATGCCCAAACGAGTGAACAGAAGCAAAAAtctttttattatgtttttctcAAATAACCTGAGACGCCAAAGTTGTTTCTGCCATTTGGTGAGATGGGAAAAGCAAATTAAGACTTGAACAGGGATGACAATGCCATAGCTTTTTCATGGCAGTACGAATGGTAAATGGAAATGATTTTACCTTGTGCGATGATGGGTCATCGCCACTGATTCCAACAACCTCAGCCCCTGCTTTCTTGAACTTCTCATAGGAGTCCCTGAAGGCACATGcctgcatatatacatatgtatatttatatacacgTATGCATATCATCAAAACTCAATTACGAGACTGCTTTGAGCAAGCGTTAATCTAGGCGCGCTTGTGGAAATTCAGAAGCATAATCAGAAGAGGGCACCATTCTACCTGTTTGGTGCAACCAGGGGTTTCATCAGCAGGGTAGAAGTAGACAACCACAGGTTTTCCTTTGAATTTGGAGAGGCTCACGTTCCTTCCATTCTGATCTTTCAAGGAGAAGTTTGGAGGCACCTGGCCTTTGTTTACctttgaaagaaaattgaagcaGAGAGAGACAAGACAAGAACAcaacatacacatacacacacatatatgtaagATAAAAGATGTATGAATGAAAATGGGCCAAGAAAATGCTAATGTACCTACATACATACCTTGGCAAAAATGAAAGTAGTCTTGactgaagaggaagaagaggaagaggaagaataaGAAGGGGAGGAGAGCTTGAGGCCATGGAATTGAGAATGGGATGATGATTTGGggagaaaagagggagaaagtAGAAGTGATGATTTGGTGGGAGGAAGTAGAGAGGGGAGAGTGTGTtttgggagagagagggaggcgGAGGCGGCCATTAGCAAGCAGTTAAGAGAGTGATAGAGTGTATGTGGTGGTGTGGCCTTGGAAGGCAGAAAATCTTGATCTTCTATAGGATGAGGTTACTGTACTTGCAGCACAGCTGCCAGTGTAATAGGAGATGATTGCTTCGTTCAAGGAAAGAAAATATGGTAAAAAGTAGTGTTAACAACCAGCCAAGGATGATGATACCATCTTTTCTTTGTGTCTTGTAGGCGGCGGAGGGTGCAGCATCCTCAGCCTCGAGATGGGTTTGGGGGTGTGTGGGGGATATATATACACtctaattttcttcttattattattggctTTTAGTTTAGAGGCGTGGACAAATTCTGTCCTCACTCCCCCCCTCCCTTTTcacccaaaaatattattatttagatatttatttacgacacttttaataatatttatattaatatattttatatttatattaatgtgatacaaaaaataatatattaatatttaagtgtttttaaaattatcataaataaatgccaaaataaaattttcattgtccaaattatcataataatatttaatgttaaaataatattctatatcAGACTTGAATTACGTCAATCAGCAATCTAACTCAATTCCTAGCTCAACATGTCACACACgcgaatagaattttttttcagtttttacATGTATTATCTTATtcttaagaaattatttttactttggaaaaaaaatataagaaaataattattttgaatggGTGTTATTTGGTAAttgtaatgtattttttaaatgaagataAACTATATTATAATAGCAAatctgttttaattttattttatattatgatttaaGGATCATACAtttaataaaatagataattcCATAATTGTGTTCCACTTTGGTTGGGTTGGGATTAGTCAAAACGTGAAAGGTAGAACCTACAAGtataacaatttttaaataattttatttttcataaagaaaaataataggacAAAGGTTagagaaattctattcacagcgaGCCTTTTACCCTTCGcaaccatttttaaatatacctaaaataccctcaaataaaaatttaattttacgcTTATCTTCAATATTCAACCACCACCACCTGACATGATGTCTTTCGGCCGAAGAAATTTTCTTCTTCACACAGTGGCTCATATcccaatcaaatcttttcttctaAAATCTCTATCTCTTATTAGAGACTCACTTTCAGACTCACATTCAGCTAatctattttctctcaaataCATATCAGCGATTCATACATTTTATGATCGATCATGGATTACTACACTAAAATATTGACGGAGAACTGGGAAGAGTTTGAGGAAGATCAGAACAActatttagaaaaagaatattACGCACAGGTAAGTAATCTGTAAATGTGTGTTTTAaaatatgtgtttgtgtttgtaagAGTGTAATATGGGTTGTATTGGAATGCGTTgtaaaatggaaagaaagaagTGTTTTGAAAAAGGCCAAGCTTACTGAATCCCAGCGGGGAAGGCTGGGCTGAATTTGGGAGGGCTCTTTCTCGAATTCCAGCCTTCGGGAAAGATTATCTTCCACGAATGCTGGCATTCGGGAAAGGCTATCCTTCCCCGAAGGCTGCGATTCGGGAGACTTTCCCGACCCCGAACCCTAGCATTCGGAAAAGTTGGGATTTCCCGAATGTTAGGTTTCGCGAAATATCTTCATTTTCAAGTTTcaatctatattttattttattgattttttttataggaaTCGAATTGTGCAATCTAGGAATTTGATGTTATTCAACAATTTACTACGAATGAAGtatgatagatttttaataattttgtttgaattattgaaaaaaatatatctgaatattttttattgttgtattagCTATTTGATACTAGATAAGCACTTATTGGATGGGCtaagaaaattggaaaacaaaatggaattgTGATTGTAATTAAGAGTTCAGAATCTGGGGGTCCTGGAAAAAGACCTAGAGTTCGTCTTGCTTGTGAACATAGTGGAAAGTATAGACCAtcgaagaggaaagaagaaataat
The sequence above is a segment of the Diospyros lotus cultivar Yz01 chromosome 7, ASM1463336v1, whole genome shotgun sequence genome. Coding sequences within it:
- the LOC127806939 gene encoding protein SMAX1-LIKE 4-like; this encodes MRSGVCTVQQTFSAEAASVLKHSLSLARRRGHAQLTPLHVAATLLSPRASILKRACLKSQPHQTSHPFHCKALELCFNVALNRLPTTPGSLLHGQPSLSNALIAALKRAQAHQRRGFLEQQQQQQQPPLLAVKVELDQLILSILDDPSVSRVMREAGFSSTAVKNNLEDSSSPSVFHCYGSSGGVYSSPPSPPENQREIINPMSFWQTHFLAFNSDQNPLLSSPQKKLPSINNPSIHSTNSLKQETKLIFEVLLKKRRRNTVIVGDSAALTETLAVQVMDSIEKGDVPDELKSTRVIRFELKSVPLRFMKREEVKLHLSDLKRKVDSLASGGIRGVMIYTGDLKWTVEEETGVGYNPVDHLIEDIGRLLSEHNSNSNTTKVWLMATANYQTYMKCQMKQPSLEIQWSLQAVSVPSAGLGLSLQATSAHDYGNPSELPETKPFAGKEDQGRPSFLFHGQGLSGKSYQPCALNPWWANQKPTSPEMNSICFGHSPSKTSQTTSSLPRFRRQQSCHIEFSFSNESSKPQSVEPNLDSLKNTDVKITLALGNSPDSVSGELVEIRKSEISKQLEENVPWQLEAIPGIVQALVESRPTEKGTWLMIRGNDSVGSRRLARCIAESVFGTAEFLLCMNMREREGKMISECTETLERAFRDGEKYVFLVENVDLANTRFLKFLGDSFQTGNFPFQAIFILTQDESTSCRCGKDTASVIQINLEVEEMERSQSHSKRKADWDLSNKAKSPRIHDENESASSIDLNIKAEDFSPVSSDLTGETGRDLQVSCGFLEQIKNRFDFSRDSAQDRLIKEELLGKIKRSFEEVSGSFCSFDVEEKLTEELLAGAGSFLNAQFEKWLRDVFQRNLLTVKIGGKRSLRLCLGRERGKDQLENSGFLGSNLPQTIQVSFVE
- the LOC127807000 gene encoding PRA1 family protein F2-like, giving the protein MTTYGTIPTSAPPGPYSNLEFISRVKDHIQWGLAQRRPWKHMISPPAISLPSSAAEAGGRIRQNIAYFRANYAIVVLFALFVSLLWRPVSLIVFTATMSAWLFLYFLRDDPVVVLSFTVDDRVILIGLLVVTVGLLLLTHATMDIVVGLVSGAAAVLIHGVMRRTDDLGDEEEEGGVGSVVASRRVLMKEAASSSFSYSSSSSP
- the LOC127806998 gene encoding peroxiredoxin Q, chloroplastic — its product is MAASASLSLPKHTLPSLLPPTKSSLLLSPSFLPKSSSHSQFHGLKLSSPSYSSSSSSSSSVKTTFIFAKVNKGQVPPNFSLKDQNGRNVSLSKFKGKPVVVYFYPADETPGCTKQACAFRDSYEKFKKAGAEVVGISGDDPSSHKAFATKYRLPYTLLSDEGNRVRKDWGVPADLFGTLPGRQTYVLDKKGVVQLIYNNQFQPEKHIDETLKLLQSI